GAAACTTGCTTCTTGATCCCTCAGGCGATCATGCTGTCCAGCCAGTCTTCCAGCTCTTCCTCGGTAACATTTTTTGATGTAGTTGGCTGCTCAGATTCTGTGTTCTTTTCCTCTGTCACAGATGGTTCTGCAGGAAGTAGGGAAATGAAAGCCATATGTGTTAGCAACCTCACATTAGTCCCTACTCTGAGAGCTAAAGCTCCCCAGTGTTTGTTTCAGGTATAATTCAGCCCGAATTATTACCTTCTCCCATTATTACTACCTCTCAAGTGACACTGTAATAGCAAAACAAGATATTAAGTGTGGTAGAGGCTGGCTCTTATTTTCTGAAGTTTAGTTTTACTAGCTTGTGTGAAGACCAGTGGCCTCATGTTCTTTCTATTCTTGCAGCGGTCCTGTGACAACAATAATCTCTGCAGTAAATGTGGTGATTGCCTAAGGCCTATCCACATCAGGTGGGCCACCAACTCACAGAGAGCTGTCTGTTATACCAAGAAAGCAGCACTAACAGCTGGTATATAGCCTGCTCAGTCGATTAACAGGTCTGAGAAACCTAGGGCTGCAAGTCTCTCAAAGCCTCTTTATGGCAGAAGTACAATGGCCAGTGCCCGGTTGAATACTGCAATCAGGCAGGTAGCAGGTTTGGAAGCTCAGGACATCCAGTGAGTAGCCTTGTCAGAAAGGTCAGCGCAAGGGAAGCAGAGATGTGAGCATGGAATAGAGGTCAGAGGGAGCACCGGGTTGATGCCAGGGAGGCTGTTCTCACAAAAAAAGTTAGAACCAAGAAGACAGGTGGGTAGCAAATGAAAACCCTACCTTTTTCCTTTTGGGCCACCTCCCCGTTCTCAGATTTCAGGTCCTGCTGTGTCCTGGCTGGTGGGCTGCTCCCTCCTGCTTTCACTGGCGCATCTAAATTCAGCAGCAGATCTAGTTCCTCTTCCAAATGGTCTGGGGCTGCCTGAGATCCCCCCAGGGGGCCATCTCTACCCAGGGACCTGGGACAGCCAACAGCAGGGGCTCTCAACTCAGAAACAGAGCCCCTTAATTGCATCCCTGTTCTCTTGCCATCATCATTTCTCTTTGGTTTCACTTGAGGAAGCTCTAAAGGAACTGTAGCCTGAAAGAGAAGTGTAAGAACTGAGTTTCAAATGGAGCCTGGATACATTTGCTTAAGTAGGGAACCATCTAGCTTTGAGGGGTAGGAAACTGAATCCAGACACTGGTTTACAAACCACCTCCCCTGGGGGAGGAGACCTCACAAACACTGGCCTGCACCTACCATTCATTCCACCACCTCAGCTATGTGCGAAGCAGTGCTGAGGTGTTATTCCTGTCACTGGCCTGGACACTAACCATACCATAGGTCTGTTTGAATCTGTCATGAAACATGGGCACCTGTAGACATTGCTACAAAGAAACTAGCAAAGTAGACCTGTTCATTGTCTTTGTAAGCATTCATATAAAGCATAACATTTCCCAAGGAGAAAAGAATGATGTGGCAGTACTATTGAATTAAAAGATGCCAGACGTGAAAGCAAACAACCTGATTACATTTTTGGAAAATACCGAAAACTATAGCATTCAACATGAGGATGagttgtcttttgggtagatggggCCTTGGGGATCGGAGTGCTGGCCTCCTGGGAGCCGACTCATAGTTGAAAGGAAGAGAGCCTTTCTAGAGGAGGGTGGTGGGAAAGTGCGGAAGCAGCATCTATCTCTTCTAGACCCACTACCCCATCTCTACTTCCCAGCATCCTGGACAGACCAAGGATTTACTGATGCTGACACAGCATGAACTGGACAAAGCTGGGATGTGGTGCTGTATCTAATCCCAGATCATTTAATCGGTCCACAGTGGGTATCTGGAATCTTGTTGGTTTAGCAATCTGGGTTGCATGccgggaagaagaggaaggattcCTCTGTGACTGCTCTCGCTACTACTCCCATGACCCGCCCACACCCCATGAAACACTTCAGTAAAACCCACATCTTCACCCTCTCTCCAGGGCAGGCTACGGCATTGCTCACAGGGACCCAGCTGACATCTCCCTTCTCTACTCTGCCTGGCACGTTTGCACACACTTGCACATAAATATCGTGTGCAGATTACCCAGACATTACACTCTACCTTTCAATTCTATTATATTtgattctttaaaatgtttcacacataaaatataaaagtaacttccaaaaattattttgttctttaaagttTAGAAGATGATTCCTGAATACAGAACGCTCAGCATTACCCAAAGGAATGCCCAAGCAGACTCCCTGCTCTTCACTTGGGCTTTAGGCCAGCCTGCAGATGCCTGGGGCAGCAGGGAGAGGGGCGGTTTACCTGGATCAGCTCGGCAGCAACATTGAGTCGGAGTGAAAGAGGCAGTTCTTGAAGGGCTCGAACCAGTGACTCACTATCCACATAAAGTGCTGAATTCTATATAGATATAGTTTttgtaaaaaagagaaagaaaatatcaggTGATTAATTATGACCTTTTGGAAATAAAAGAACATGAAAAGACGGTAACTAAGTCATTTTGGCTGGCAGTAACTCCAATCTTAAATCACAATGAGCTATAATATCTCTCTCAACATTACGATTGGCAAAACCAAAGCTGCCTTGTGGAGGCACAGCGCCCACTCTCAGAGCTGGGCAGGGGATCCACTTCGTGTCAAGGCTGCCAACCGCAGGACTCCTGCAATTCCTGGTGAGCCGAGAGAAAACCAAGCATTTGACTGGACACCTCCTCTTCACTCAGATGGCTGGCCCTCACAACGGAAGAGCCGGTcaggcagggggtggggcagagggccCACCCAGAGGAGCCAGTGGGATAGGGTTCTCCTTCAGCCTCTGAGAAGAGTAACTCCCTGTCTAGCTGGCAGCACAGTGGGATCAGGACTAAAAGCACCCTGACGCCTCACTGCTTCACCTGATGTCACATCCATGTATGGACCTCAAAAACTATTTCagagggcttgggatatggcctagtggcaagagtgtttgcctcgtatacatgaagccctgggttccattccccagcaccacatatacagaaaatggccagaagtggcgctgtggctcgagtggcagagtgctagccttaagcaaaaagaagccagggacagtgctcaggccctgagtccagtccccaggactggcaaaaaacaaaactatttcagAAAGCCATCCAaatactcccaccgcccttacaGCTATGGGCAGGTGTCCTGGCCACCTAAAAGAGGCAAGCAAGGTGGGCACCTACCACTAACCATGTGAGCAGGCAGATGGGGCTGGTGCTTTATCCTGTGACCCTGACAGAGGCCTTCTGGACTCTTGGTGCAAGGTCATCTCAAGTATCACACTGACCAGACATTCACACACTTCCTGGTGGCTCAAACACAGTCCTGACCCTGGCTCCACACTTAAGTAGCCACTAATCCACACATCAGCCTGGATGGTCACCTCTCAGAAAGTAGTCCAAGCACCAGAACAGTCCTTCATCCTAGAAAAAAGAAACTTACCTCAAAAAGgttgtgtatttaaaaaaatagaacccATGAACCTGCATAGTAccacatacttataatcccagcacttgggaggctgaggcaggaatcacaagtttgaggcccaaccctatctcaaaaaagcaaaacaaagaatggAGGAAATCCATGACAGATTCCAGGCCATTCCTTTGTTTTGGACACAGCAAAATTTTTTTTCAGCATTAAGCAGGCATGGTCTCTATGTTGTTCATTTTAAATAAGCCCTATCTAATAAAATAATCCAGTAGGAACCAAGTGCCTCGTGTTTGTCTTGGTATGACACTTCCAAGATATCTTAAATACTTTCTGGTACTCAAAGTGGTCCagagttttgtggggttttttttaaactttttttttgtcaagatgatgtagtGGGGTCACCGTTACATactaaggtagtgaatacatttgtcatacttgttactcccttcctcatttttctcccacctttcctccccccagcccagctCCCCCTTGCTTTCATCACTTTCTTTTACCTTCCCAATGATAGACttcatcattctagtctacaatgcttatgaactctatgaatattaacaataaaacaattccttttaGATCGGGTGatacatacatttctttccttttgcttagtataatctgttccttctttttttctcatttcttccctcgcCCTGATGGCCCTTGAgttgctttcatcaatgtccattgaaGCTGTTGGGCCcccctcctttattttcttcacccactttccactcattttgTGCCctcttcccagcttccctcaggtgtACACCATAAATGAGGAAAAGAATATGGTGGACAGGACTAGAAgaaatcatgttgagcaagacaagccaagaacagagacaaaTCATGGTCTCCCTGCTATGCGAGTGTTAACATTATAAAGGGatatgacaaagaaaagaagaccCAAGATACTCACAGCCAGACCTaaaaaggtcagtcttgggagaaaggcaccaaaaagtgAAACCCAAACACTACTTCATATGTACCTAAAATACtatccagactgaaaagaactccaaagataaggaagcaatggacctcttcttaattagtcttatagtatttagaggTCTAGAGTTTATTTACAGTGACTTTGGCTCTCCATCTGAGTCAACACCATCCACACAACTGAGCACTGATAAAATGTGCCACCTGTAGAGGCTCCGCTGCCTGGCTCCGCTGCCCCGGTAGAGGTGCAGGGAGAGGAGGCTGCTGCCCAGCCACCTTGCACTTTCCCAGACAGTGTGCTGTACCCACAGAGCGCATAATAAGACACCAGTAATTCTCTGTACATTTTCAAAGGGGAGGAAACTGAAATCCTGCTTGGAACAGAGCTACAGCAAGAACACAGAGCCAGTAAGGACTGAACACAGAGCTGAAAGATTTCTGTaatatttgttcttattttgtaACTTGTTCTTATTTTGTAGAGCAGGTAAAGGTACAAAGTAAAACCAGgcaaccagtggctcacgcctgtcatcctaactactcaggaaagctgagatctgaggattgaggttcaaagccagcctggacaggaaagtctatgagattcatctccaataaattaccaaaaaaaatcttggaggtggggctgtggctcaagtggaagagctctagccttgagcaaaagtagtgcAGAGTTAGCACCCGGGCCCGGGAGTTGAAACCTCAGCATCGGGGGTTAGGGGACAAAACTAAGGAACTAAAGGAAACAGGAAACTTAAATTTTACTTCTAACGTGAATTGCCACAAATCAGGGCCAGGGGAAATAGTCAAATGGCAAAGTAATTTACTTGTCCACAAGCATAAGCATGTTATCTCACAGCCCAGCTTATGAGCAAGTCATGCACAGAACAGGGCACAAAGGTGAATGCAAGCTTGAAGGGCTGTGTAATTTTGGCTCCCTGAAAATTTAACAGTGCAGGGAGCTGAGAAGAATCTTCACATGAACAATGACCGTCTGAACAATATGCACCAAGTGCTGGTGCTGGCCTTGGAAAGAGGCAGCCCTCACTCAACACAAACTTGTTTTACCTGCTTTGGACATGAGGCGTCACCTTCCCATTCTTTCTCCTCAGCAAACCGGAATTGTGAGAAGGAGTCCCCTAGGAATAGAAAATACATAACTTTATGCAAAAACTtcaggaaaatacttttttttgccagtcctgggccttggactcagggcctgagcactgtccttggctactttttgctcaaggctagcactctgccacttgagccacagcgccacttctggccattttctatatatgtggtgctgaggaattgaacctaggacttcatgtatacgaggcaagcactcttgccactaggccatattcccagccccgaaaatactgtttcttttcttttcttttcttttctttttgccagtcctggccttggactcagggcctgagcactgtccttggcttctttttgctcaaggctagcactctgccacttgagccacagcaccacttctggccattttctatatatgtggtgctggggtatcgaacccagggcttcatgtatacgaggcaagcactcttgccactaggccatattcccagcccctctttacattttctttttggtgtgaaTGGGCCACTTCTGGTCCTGTGTGTGGTGGTCCCTGTTGTCTCACTCTATTACCACAAACGAATGTAGgaacagccaggtgccagggcccacacctgtagtcctagccactcaagaccagcacaagaagggggaaaaaggggGACAGAAGGAACATACTTCAACATATAATGGCTTTCTGTGACAAATATAGGTAGCATAAAATGTGCACCACCACCTGAAAGCACATGGTCAGATATGTGGGTGGGTACCACTACCTGAGGGCACACCATCAAATGTGCAGGTGTACACCAACACCAGTGTACCATCAGATGTGTGGGTGTGCAGCACCACCAGACAGTGCACCATCAGATGGGCAGGTGTACAGCACCACCAGACAGTGCACCATTGGATATGTGGGTGTGCACCACCACCAGACAGTGCACCATCAGATGTGTGGGTGTGTACCACCCCCAGACATTGCACCATCGAATGTGCGGGTGTGCACCACCAACAGACAGTGCACCATCAGATGTGCACATGCACCACCCTCAGACAGTGCACCAACAGATaggcaggtgtgcactaccaccaGACAGCACACCATCAGATGGGCAGCACCACTGGACACCTTCTTCAGTTTGGTGGGGTCTGAACAGTCATGACACTCGCCACCACCCTGTGCTCCAAGTCAACACTGCTCAGCTTGTGAAAACAACTCCCGGCGTCCCAAAGTCAACACACTGCTCAGCTTGTGAAAACACACTCCCGGCCTCCCTCTACCAATGACTGGCCCACCACTTAGGACACCATAACAACCTCCTCACACGAGAACAGCAAAAATCCCAGAATATGCCACTTCACTCATAACCCGAGAGACccatctccaactaagcagcagAATGGCAGActcaggcatggctcaaatggcagagcaccaactgtgaaaaaataaaagccaaataatagtacaagctctgagttcaagccagcacGCAAGTACACAGAGATTATAATAATTTAGGGAATCTTCTGAAATGAagtggtatgtgtgtgtttgcattttCCTCACACTGGCAGGAGTGGCCCCAGtaccagaaggctgaggcagagacAGTGactccagaccagcctggactatgtaGACTCCACCTATCCCAGCACCAGTGTTGAAAGCTGGTGTGCATACAATGAAAGCGGAGATTACCAGATGTGGAACTATTGTGATATTGTGAAAGCAAACCATTGCTTGCGTACTAATTTTGGTTCATTTATACATGCAAaagatgttgggttttttttaatcaagtgtATGAAGCAATGAAAGTTAGAAAATTAGAATGCTCCAACTGGCAGGCTTCATGAGGGGTTGTGCCAAACCTTTGCCTGGTCAGCATCGTCATCACGAGTTTCTCATCAACCCCTGGCTCTCCCAGCATAAACTGAGAACTGCAGGTGAGTGGTGTGCAGGGAGAGATCGGTACAGCAGGGTACTGTTGCAATGCAGTACCACTACTAAAACCTGCTCCAATGAAATTCGAGTGAAGCTTTTGAAATGTCATTGCTTGCCACATATACCAGAAGTCCATTCTACAGCAGTGTTAGTTGGCTTTAATTTCAGCAGAGTTTAACATTTGACCATTGGGTCAAAGTGCATTTTGGTGAATATTCAATTAATAACATTCCAGAATGCCAACTTTTAAATCAGGTGCAGAAAATATCTCACCTATTACATGAATAAGATATATAAGAAACTCATATATGTACAACAAAATACTGACTGGTGCACTGAACGGAGTCAAGATAAGTCAAGGTGCCAATTTTAAGGTTGATTGTCTCACTGAGAGTGAACTGAAGGAGACTGTTCTGTGCAATACAGaaagtttcattttcctttgaaaaCAATAGCACATGTTACTTTTGGAACTCAACCAAACCAGAGGTAAGGCAATCCAGAGAAACACTAAATTCTCTCTGGAGACAGGGAGCTTTTGGAGTGCCGTTGCTCTGGAAGGATCCAGAGGGGCTGGAGGACAGCAAGTGCCACACACACCTGCTGCCAGCATTTGGTCCTGTACTTATAATAAATCAGTTACTCGTTTGCTCAGAATCACTCCACACCACTGTGCTGGGATTCTTTGAGTTCTCTACAACAAAAACACTATGTAACAGTTGATATGTTGACATGAAAAACTAAGACAATTAAGATTTGCTCCTTTTAGGAAAACACCTTGAGAGCAATTGAATAATGCCTATCTCATCATGGCAGTGTGGGTGGGAGAGAAGAGACTCCTGCCTATTCACCGTGTAATGTCCAGAGTTCTTGTTCTGCCTAATTTTTCAAGCTGTGTCTTATGGTCAGAGCACAGTGGGCTCAGCTGTGATACAATTCCACAGAAGCCTCCGGCTTACAAAAGCCTAGGATCTACTCGTACACTAAGTATTGCTTTCACTTCACTAAATGTGAATGGTGCCTTCAGCACCACCATTGAAATGGAGCTTTCAGCCAGCCCAAAGTGGCAACAATGCCTTAAGGCCTCCAGTGGGCTTCCGGCAAGAGCACAAGAACACTTATCTCTACAGAACGAGCCATGAGACTGCTGTGCAGATTCCCTGGGCTGGTACACACTAGGAGTGAACAACtgcaggggagagacaaaagaAGACAGATCTTCCCAGTTCCTGTAGCTGGCCTCCTTCTTGGCTGTTCTTCCCCCATCCCCCAGACTAGTATTTCACTGAGTAGGCAAGGCTGGCCTCGAGCTCTCCtcgtcctgcctcagcttcctgagtgggggATCACAAGCAGGCCCCAACCGCTCCTGACAATGCTCCTGATCCAACCCCTAGCTTCCAGGAATGAGGAATATTTACCCAAAGCAAAGCCCGCCAGGCACTGTCCCTCTAAgaccaataattttaaaaagaacaagataTTAAGACAATCTCTTGTTGCAATCAGGAAGCTTTCTCACCAACTGTGGGGTCCCCAAAGCCCCTGAGCATCAAATATCCACACTCACTGAGTGTTACATAGTAGGATGTGCCCCTCATCTGCACGGGTTACATGGAAGGAAAAGCCAGCTACACTCTGGTACCTAGTGTTTAGGTTCTAGACTTTATGAGAAAAGGACGATACCAACATTCTGGAATTTAGAACCTGGCTGTTTGCCCTAAAATAGTTGGTGACCAAGGCTGGCCATGCATTAGTTGACTATCTAGTAAAATTTCTCTGACAATCATCTTCAGAAGGCCAACCAAACCCCAATATAAGGGCAAGTCATTTGACAACAAAGTGGAGTCTAGGATCAATCTTCAGATGGACCGTGAAGCTGTAAAATCCTAGAACCAATCTGTAGATGGTATCATAGGACCCACAGCACAGAACAAAGACCTGGAAAAGAGGACTCTAATGAGGAGAGTGCACAAATGAATCTGAGATGCAAAAACTGGCTGACAAGGACACAACAGCTTCTCTCATTCCTCCCCCATGGACAAACTGGTTCCATCTAATTCTTCAGGATGCAGTATATGTCTGGGGCCACTGGGCTGCTTTCCCACAAATGTATGCCACTTCCTTCGTCTCTGCCCAGTGAGGAGGTTCACACACCCTGCACCCACTGATGCTCAAATTGAGTTTCCTCTACTGATGGAGACCACT
This genomic stretch from Perognathus longimembris pacificus isolate PPM17 chromosome 23, ASM2315922v1, whole genome shotgun sequence harbors:
- the Aven gene encoding cell death regulator Aven, encoding MCCEHYLKIWDKRRDSFSQFRFAEEKEWEGDASCPKQNSALYVDSESLVRALQELPLSLRLNVAAELIQATVPLELPQVKPKRNDDGKRTGMQLRGSVSELRAPAVGCPRSLGRDGPLGGSQAAPDHLEEELDLLLNLDAPVKAGGSSPPARTQQDLKSENGEVAQKEKEPSVTEEKNTESEQPTTSKNVTEEELEDWLDSMIA